A stretch of Suncus etruscus isolate mSunEtr1 chromosome 9, mSunEtr1.pri.cur, whole genome shotgun sequence DNA encodes these proteins:
- the SGK2 gene encoding serine/threonine-protein kinase Sgk2, producing the protein MDSPPSGTASPQPSRANENINLGPSANPNARPTDFDFLKVIGKGNYGKVLLAKRKSDGMFYAVKVLQKKSILKKKEQNHIMAERNVLLKNVRHPFLVGLRYSFQTPEKLYFVLDYVNGGELFFHLQREHRFLEPRARFYAAEVASAIGYLHSLNIIYRDLKPENILLDCQGHVVLTDFGLCKEGVEPEETTSTFCGTPEYLAPEVLRKEPYDRAVDWWCLGAVLYEMLHGLPPFYSQDVSQMYENILHQPLQIPVGRTVAACDLLQGLLHKDRRQRLGSEADFVEIQNHMFFSPINWDDLYHKRVTPPFNPNVAGPADLKHFDPEFTQEAVSKSIGCTPDTMASSSGASSAFLGFSYAPDDEAILDG; encoded by the exons ATGGACTCTCCCCCTTCTGGGACGGCCAGCCCTCAG CCCTCAAGGGCCAATGAGAACATCAACCTGGGGCCTTCAGCCAACCCAAA CGCCCGGCCTACCGACTTCGACTTCCTCAAAGTCATTGGCAAAGGGAACTATGGAAAG GTCCTCCTGGCCAAGCGCAAGTCTGATGGGATGTTCTATGCTGTGAAGGTGCTGCAGAAAAAGTCCATCTTGAAGAAAAAAGAG CAAAACCACATCATGGCGGAGCGCAATGTGCTTCTGAAGAATGTGCGGCATCCGTTCCTCGTGGGCCTGCGCTACTCCTTCCAGACGCCCGAGAAGCTCTACTTTGTGCTGGACTATGTCAATGGGGGAGAG CTCTTCTTCCACCTGCAGCGGGAGCACCGCTTCCTGGAGCCCCGGGCCCGGTTCTATGCAGCTGAGGTGGCTAGTGCCATTGGCTACCTGCACTCGCTCAACATCATCTACAG GGACCTGAAACCTGAGAACATTCTCCTggactgccag GGCCATGTGGTGCTGACGGATTTCGGTCTCTGCAAGGAAGGTGTAGAGCCAGAGGAGACTACATCCACCTTCTGTGGCACCCCCGAG TACTTGGCTCCAGAAGTGCTTCGGAAAGAGCCTTATGACAGGGCAGTggactggtggtgcttgggggcggTTCTCTACGAGATGTTACATGGCCTG CCCCCCTTCTACAGCCAAGATGTGTCCCAGATGTACGAGAACATTCTGCACCAGCCTCTCCAGATCCCTGTGGGCCGCACAGTGGCAGCCTGTGACCTCCTGCAGGGCCTTCTTCACAAGGATCGCCGGCAGCGGCTGGGCTCTGAAGCTGATTTT GTGGAGATACAGAACCACATGTTCTTCAGCCCCATAAACTGGGACGATTTGTACCACAAGAGAGTGACTCCGCCCTTCAATCCAAATGTA GCAGGTCCTGCTGACTTGAAACACTTTGACCCAGAGTTCACACAGGAAGCTGTGTCCAAGTCCATCGGCTGTACCCCGGACACCATGGCCAGCAGCTCTGGGGCATCCAGTGCTTTCCTGGGCTTTTCCTATGCACCTGATGATGAGGCCATCCTGGATGGTTAG